A DNA window from Pleuronectes platessa chromosome 19, fPlePla1.1, whole genome shotgun sequence contains the following coding sequences:
- the drg1 gene encoding developmentally-regulated GTP-binding protein 1 translates to MTILEKIAEIESEMARTQRNKATAHHLGLLKARLAKLRRELITPKGGSGGGTGEGFDVAKTGDARVGFVGFPSVGKSTLLSNLAGVYSEVAAYEFTTLTTVPGVIRYKGAKIQLLDLPGIIEGAKDGKGRGRQVIAVARTCNLILIVLDVLKPLLHKRLIEHELEGFGIRLNKQPPNIGFKRKDKGGINFTATCVQTELDSETVKSILSEYKIHNADITLRSDSTADDLIDVVEGNRVYVPCIYVLNKIDQISIEELDVIYKVPHTVPISAHHHWNFDDLLERMWDYLRLVRIYTKPKGQLPDYTSPVVLPDGRTTVEDFCLKIHKSLMKELKYALVWGASVKHNPQKVGKDHLMDDEDVIQLVKK, encoded by the exons ATGACTATCCTCGAGAAAATAGCGGAGATTGAGAGCGAG ATGGCCAGGACGCAGAGGAACAAGGCCACAGCTCACCACTTGGGTCTGCTCAAAGCACGTCTCGCCAAACTGAGGAGGGAACTCATCACCCCAAAAGGAGGCAGCGGTGGTGGAACAGGAGAAG gcTTCGATGTAGCAAAAACCGGGGATGCTCGTGTTGGCTTCGTTGGATTTCCTTCCGTAGGAAAGTCTACACTGCTTAGTAACCTTGCAGGCGTGTACTCTGAGGTTGCCGCCTATGAGTTCACCACTCTCACCACAGTACCTGGAGTCATTCGCTACAAAGGCGCCAAAATTCAG CTCCTCGATCTCCCAGGAATCATTGAGGGAGCCAAGGATGGCAAGGGCAGAGGCCGACAGGTCATCGCAG TGGCTCGAACCTGCAACCTGATCCTCATCGTGCTCGATGTGTTGAAGCCTCTTCTCCATAAGAGACTCATAGAACATGAGCTGGAGGGCTTTGGCATCCGACTGAACAAGCAACCACCCAACATCGGTTTCAAGAGGAAGGACAAAGGAGGCATCAACTTCACAGCCACA TGTGTACAAACTGAGCTGGATTCTGAAACAGTGAAGTCTATCCTGTCCGAGTACAAGATCCACAACGCCGACATCACTCTGCGCAGCGACTCCACAGCCGATGACCTCATTGATGTAGTGGAGGGAAATCG GGTCTACGTCCCGTGCATTTATGTGCTCAACAAAATCGATCAAATCTCCATTGAGGAGCTGGACGTCATCTACAAGGTGCCCCACACTGTCCCCATCTCGGCCCACCACCATTGGAACTTCGATGACCTGCTGGAGAGGATGTGGGATTACCTAAGACTCGTGCGCAT CTACACCAAACCCAAAGGCCAGCTTCCTGACTACACGTCTCCTGTTGTCCTCCCTGATGGCCGAACTACAGTCGAGGATTTCTGCTTGAAGATTCACAAAAGCCTCATGAAAGAGTTGAAATA TGCTCTTGTGTGGGGAGCTTCGGTGAAACATAACCCTCAAAAGGTGGGCAAGGACCACCTTATGGATGACGAAGACGTAATCCAGCTGGTGAAGAAGTAA